From Bufo gargarizans isolate SCDJY-AF-19 unplaced genomic scaffold, ASM1485885v1 original_scaffold_1533_pilon, whole genome shotgun sequence:
CCCGGTAATTCCAATGTTTTTCCCAGTTATTGGTGCTAGAATTGGATTTGTAGATGTCACCTCGGTGACtgaatgtgtttatttttttcccaaggTTGCCGAGTCTTTGTGTGGAGAAGATGTGATTATCAAAGGAGTCAGTGTTCACGTATCGGCAGCTAAACACAAAAGAAAGAGCCCTTTGGAGAGCGGTGGCAGAGTCCCAGGACCCATCTTTGGGAATTGGGGATATCCTAATAACAGGCCAAACAATGGAGGCCTTGCGCACAACCAGCCTAATGACATGGGGGATGGTGGTGGCATGAACTTTAGGCCATTCAGCATTTACCCTACAATGATGGCTGCTGCTCCGGCAGCCGTACAGAGCAGCTGGGGGATGATGGGTATGCTTGCTAGTCAGCAGAATCAGCCTGGTCCACAAGGTATCAATCAGTGGCAAGGGAATCAGCCAAGAGACCGGCCACAGAGTTTTGGCTCAGGTAGTAATTCTCATGGCTCGAACTCTGCTATAGGCTGGGGTTCTCCTAATGGTGGCTCTGGTACTGGGTTCATTGGGGGCTTGAGCTCGAACATGGAATCAAAGTCCTCTGTTTGGGACATGTAGATAGTATGGCTTAGTGTGGGGGTAGGTAAGTTGGAGATGTGTCTCTCGATCCAGTGGCCATACTGCATGTGCAGAGAGCAGTGGGAGCAAGTAACGCACCAATGTTTCTTCTACATTTGGAAGACTGGagcttatatttttttcatgcCTAAAAGATATAACTGTTTGAAATGCGTTTGTGTTCAAATATAATAATTTTTCCTCTCCTTGAAATGTCTACTGCTGTGAATGCTGTATGAGGTGTGCGTTCTTTTCTGTTTAACGCCAATGAGTCCTTGTGAACTGCATATGATGCTGGTGGCGGCGGGTGGTAAACGCTCTGGGGTGAAATGAAAAATGCTCCTGTTCATAGTGTTGGGACTGTTTAGGTTTGTAAGTAATAACCAGAAGGTGTTTGCTGCagtcatgtcttctgtgtttggaGGCTTTTTACAAGACCTGGCAATGTAGGATTCTTAAATAGAGTTgtgcgaacccaaactgtaaagttcgggttcgtaccgaactttaggtttttcggcacctggacccgaacccgaacacttacgtaaaagttcgggttcggtgttcggcactttcttggtgctttttgaaaggctgcacagcagccaatcaacaagcgacatactacttgccccaaaaggctatCACtgacatgcctactattggcatggctgtgattggccaactgcagcatgtgacccaggctctatttaagctggagtcacgtagcgccgcccgtcactctgctcagattagtgtagggaggggctgcagctgctgtgagggagagatttgGGAGAAATCTCATCAAGAACTgttttgtactcagcgatctacagcaaatgtgttttgtgggtgcagtgcacaatttttttaagcctgccccgagccaactactgctgaaaacaaacttttttttcttcagttagtcaatatcaatacataatcggcagccattttatgcaacagtagtgcaccagcacaggctatctgcatgtctgcaagtccagaaatacagctttttgcttactggggttaataaaatacatctgttaaatatagtgcacatctgggattagacaagcataagtgactgtcacttttaggccagaaatacggcttttaggttattggggtgaaaaaaacctctaatatactgcacatctgggattacacatgcataagtgactgtcacatttaggccaaaatACGGCTTTTaggttattggggtgaaaaaaccctctaatatactgcacatctgggattagacaggtgtgacgaaaccaacctcgccacagtgttttggaggccACAGTGTTTTAATCCTGAGGCCATAatcctcctgccccaggattatggcccatactaactgtaaagaagacaggccggccgcacagcttaaatctgtctttggaattgtattttgttatgtgagggcacccagatggctagtttaattgtattcgtgtggtctgagtgccattcgcctaatgatatgcactcagacttgagctatctgggaatatgttaaatgtctgtggttgctgggagggtgtgacattgtgtgtttaaatggtgatgaaggccgacttgggtatggcatcttctgctaggggaatctgccaatatcccTTGCATAGGTCTATTGTGGTCAGATACTTCCCTGCAGAGATACGGTCAAGCAGCTCGTCCATCCGTGGCATCGGATAGGCGTCCGTAACTGTCTTGTCGTTGAGGCGCCGGTAATCTACACAGAAGCGGGTTGTCCCATCCTTCTTTGGCACTAAGACTACCGGCGAGGCCCAAGGACTTTCTGAGGGCTCGATTACGCCTAGCCGAAGCATCTCATCTATTTCCTTCCGCATCCCTTCCCGGACTGCTTCGGGGATACAGTAAGGGGGCTGTCTCAGGGGTGCCTGTCCTGGAGTCTCTACCTTGTGTATGGCTAGTAGTGTGTATCCAGGCTCCtgagagaatgtggcctgttttgtttctagtaagcggacagcttgagcccgctcttacggctccagctgttcacctaactggactttctttatctgggtcatcccgtcgttactgcccaataggtcgggaaggggtagcgtctctgtgtcttctcctgctggtgcacagatagcggctacctcctcagaggttcacccactggagcctggagccttgtcgtaggccAACAggtataagtgactgtcacattcaggccagaaatacggctttttggttactggggtgaaaaaaccttctaatatactgcatatctgggattagacaagcataagtgactgtcacatttaggccagaaatgcggctttttggttactggggtgaaaaatcctctaatatactgcatatctgggattagacgtgcataagtgactgtcacatttaggccagaaatatggctttttggttactctgtagggctcccaaactccagctctgaaaaagtctcccataacaaACCAGGACCATCAAAATCCTCTCCCTCTGACTTGTCATGCTTAGCTGTCCTGGGTAGGTACTGTGccccataccaccagagcgcctggtaggcatcttccagccagagctcctgccatgctaggagttccaattccttttcccattcctcccggggctgcactccacttgacaccgataccaccacaggaaccaggaacaggaacagctcttacaagagctaggagtaatagccaggggagtatacacgtatagcaatcccctcaCACAtgagcataagtgactgtcacatttaggccagaaatacggctttttagtTACTGGGCTGAAAAAagtctctgatatactgcacgtctgggattacacgttgtaaaggatctcctggcaccccaactgcgtacctccgttgatggatgctcccagtgcctccagAGGACtgcaagcactccacttgacaccgataccaccacaggaaccaggaacagctcttacaagagctaggagtaatagccaggggagtatacacgcatagcaatccccacacacgagacgaggctctatgttgaatgtaaaataggaactctttatttgaacacacagcagtgatttatacacatcttccaacaaggttaccacccacagggttttgtaaaaacagccaatcacattcatttacagtattgaaaccttcccagcaattgtccacaaaacccccttccctctgtctgtgacgcaatcaacaaaagacaatgagcattgtctttgacgcaattaactaacacactgacatggtctgagacgcaatcaacaaaatacaattaccaataacacaaaggctacaacccacatagaatcctcccctctgcctgtgatataatcatggtacaccatggttaacataatcaccacaggcaggagaatacacaatgtcctctgtcctggagacaatcgagttgtaattcaattatctctcaggacaaagggacatcgccaatacacccagagagacaatggaacagaccgcACTACtgaacgtatacaatgtcccatcctttacaatacacatatacatttaacatcccaaaattgcacgaattagaccaggggtttaagttagtacaagtcctttgtgtaCAAaagaagcctggctgatgagagggaccataatcctggggcaagaggctagcaaacaggcccctccaaaacccagtggcgaggttagtttGGCCACATATCTCCCCCtgccagggaagactaaccaggtacctgacctcatgccagtcagtacctgagttagtctggcagtccacctaCAACCAAATGCTGgacctgcacttggcagacgctccctcactcagcagacagggacaatgcagagtcgaaTCAGCGCAGAcaagccacatgttcctgtacactgagctgacatatcacagctctctgatgattccccagcagggggaggggcctcacacacactgcaggacagccacatgttcctgtacactgagctgacttatcacagctctctgatgattccccagcaggggaggggcctcacagacactgcaggacagccacatgttcctgtacactgagctcacttatcacagctctctgatgattccccagcagggggaggggcctcacagacactgcaggacatccacatgttcctgtacactgagctcacttatcacagctctctgatgattccccagcagggggaggggtctcacagacactgcaggacagccacatgttcctg
This genomic window contains:
- the LOC122923380 gene encoding TAR DNA-binding protein 43-like, with product QSTDEPVRSRMVYVGRCTEDMTAEELRHFFTQYGEVVDVFVPKPFRAFAFVTFADEQVAESLCGEDVIIKGVSVHVSAAKHKRKSPLESGGRVPGPIFGNWGYPNNRPNNGGLAHNQPNDMGDGGGMNFRPFSIYPTMMAAAPAAVQSSWGMMGMLASQQNQPGPQGINQWQGNQPRDRPQSFGSGSNSHGSNSAIGWGSPNGGSGTGFIGGLSSNMESKSSVWDM